The Pseudanabaena galeata CCNP1313 genome includes a region encoding these proteins:
- a CDS encoding AAA-like domain-containing protein gives MTTLLSNRYQVLRVLGSGGFGQTFLAEDTQMPSRRICVIKQLKAIANNPDIYQIVRDRFQREAATLEALGKDNVLVPELYASLCENDEFYLVQEWIDGKDLHDLVLTEGCLTESKVQKLLLDLLPTLGHIHDRGIIHRDIKPENIILRNRDLKPVLIDFGAVKATLASAMTAQGDVTCSVVIGTPTFMPSEQAIGRVGFASDLYSLGLTAIFLLTGKISSELDTDPQTGELSWQRYAGNFSPDFVKFLDKAIRLNFRDRYGTANEMLAALREILDDSTTIVTLKQNSPDNENTVIALESTEGQVAIDSRFYIASGYESRCYEEIKKAGSLLRIKSPHRMGKSSLMARVINHAEGLGYRTVILNLEQTNQKIFADPEKFMQWFCASVGRGVGVRVKTEDYWDDIFGANDNCTDYFEKYLLEGNEQPLAIAIDNFDRVFNYPEIETDFCGLLRGWYERSRSHPMWGKLRLIIVHSLEPYAQKDINQSPFNVGFPVELREFKTEQVRDLLVRHRLVWTDAELSQFMDLIGGHPYLVRSALYRIASRDITLEDFLRTAPTEAGIYSSYLMGHLKTLEDYPELGEAMQKVVVADAPVRLRSEISFKLDSQGLISRIDNDVTPRCLLYKLYFRDRLGGS, from the coding sequence ATGACTACTCTACTGTCTAATCGTTATCAAGTTTTGCGTGTGCTTGGCTCAGGTGGATTCGGTCAAACTTTTTTGGCTGAAGATACACAGATGCCATCGCGACGGATTTGTGTGATCAAGCAACTCAAGGCGATCGCTAATAATCCTGATATTTATCAAATTGTTCGAGATCGCTTTCAGCGTGAGGCAGCGACGCTCGAAGCTTTGGGCAAAGATAACGTACTTGTGCCAGAGCTTTATGCGTCGTTATGTGAAAATGACGAGTTTTATCTGGTTCAAGAATGGATTGATGGTAAGGATCTGCATGATCTTGTTCTTACTGAAGGATGTTTGACTGAATCTAAAGTTCAGAAACTGCTGCTCGATCTATTACCAACACTAGGACATATTCATGATCGCGGTATCATCCATCGCGATATTAAACCTGAAAATATTATTTTGCGGAATCGCGATCTCAAACCTGTACTCATTGACTTTGGCGCAGTCAAGGCAACCTTGGCTTCCGCGATGACAGCCCAAGGCGATGTAACCTGCTCGGTGGTAATCGGTACGCCCACCTTTATGCCATCGGAACAGGCGATCGGGCGAGTTGGGTTTGCCAGTGATTTGTATAGTTTGGGCTTAACGGCGATTTTTTTGTTAACAGGAAAAATTAGTTCTGAGTTAGACACCGATCCCCAGACTGGAGAATTATCATGGCAGCGCTACGCAGGAAATTTCAGTCCCGATTTTGTGAAGTTTTTAGACAAGGCAATTAGGTTGAATTTTCGCGATCGCTATGGCACTGCTAACGAGATGCTAGCTGCTTTGCGAGAAATTCTGGATGACTCCACCACGATTGTCACCCTCAAGCAAAATTCACCAGACAACGAAAATACGGTGATCGCCTTGGAATCAACGGAAGGACAGGTGGCGATCGATTCACGGTTTTACATCGCTTCGGGCTATGAGTCGCGCTGTTATGAGGAGATCAAAAAGGCGGGATCGCTATTGCGGATTAAGTCGCCTCATCGTATGGGTAAGTCTTCACTGATGGCAAGGGTGATTAATCATGCAGAGGGCTTGGGCTATCGCACCGTGATTTTAAATCTAGAGCAAACCAATCAAAAAATCTTTGCCGATCCTGAAAAATTCATGCAATGGTTTTGTGCATCCGTTGGTAGGGGGGTGGGCGTGCGGGTCAAGACTGAGGACTATTGGGATGATATTTTTGGCGCGAATGATAACTGTACGGACTATTTCGAGAAATATTTATTAGAGGGAAATGAACAGCCATTAGCGATCGCCATTGATAATTTTGATCGCGTGTTTAACTATCCCGAAATCGAGACGGATTTTTGCGGGTTGTTGCGCGGTTGGTACGAGCGATCGCGCAGTCATCCAATGTGGGGCAAATTGCGCTTAATCATTGTCCATTCCCTAGAACCCTATGCCCAAAAAGATATTAATCAATCACCGTTTAATGTGGGCTTTCCTGTGGAATTGCGCGAATTTAAGACGGAGCAGGTGCGTGACCTCTTGGTGCGCCATCGGTTGGTTTGGACTGATGCGGAACTTTCACAATTTATGGATTTGATCGGCGGACATCCCTATTTAGTGCGATCGGCGCTCTATCGGATTGCTTCGCGAGATATTACCCTAGAGGACTTTTTGCGAACTGCACCTACGGAAGCAGGGATTTACAGCAGTTACCTGATGGGACATCTCAAGACTCTTGAGGACTATCCTGAACTTGGCGAGGCGATGCAAAAGGTCGTAGTTGCCGATGCGCCCGTGCGATTGAGATCGGAGATTAGTTTTAAACTCGATAGTCAGGGTTTAATATCCCGCATTGATAACGATGTCACGCCGCGATGTTTGTTGTATAAGTTATACTTTCGCGATCGCTTAGGAGGTAGTTAA
- a CDS encoding HU family DNA-binding protein, with protein MNKGELVDAIAKKAAEKGLSVNKKTADEVLSATLEVIIDTVAGGDKVTLVGFGSFEARDRKAREGRNPKTGEKMEIPATKVPAFSAGKSFKEQVSPPSD; from the coding sequence ATGAACAAAGGTGAACTAGTTGATGCTATTGCTAAAAAAGCTGCCGAAAAGGGCTTGTCAGTCAATAAAAAGACTGCCGACGAAGTTCTTTCTGCAACCCTTGAAGTAATCATCGATACTGTAGCTGGCGGAGACAAAGTAACTTTGGTTGGATTTGGCTCCTTTGAGGCTCGCGATCGCAAAGCCCGCGAAGGACGCAACCCTAAGACTGGCGAAAAGATGGAAATTCCTGCTACGAAGGTTCCTGCCTTCTCTGCTGGTAAGTCCTTCAAAGAACAAGTCAGCCCTCCTTCTGACTAA
- a CDS encoding DMT family transporter, which translates to MQSSTPASTSGLTRQSPLIIAPFFLWGTAMVVMKALLPQTSPMFMAAMRLIPAGLLLIVGAAYFGRQQPKGWQAWLWISLFALVDGTMFQGFLAQGLVRTDAGLGSLLIDSQPLAVAVMAAVLYKERIGLGATLGLFVGIVGIGLIGLPSELMTALLAGDFATVLEAGVFTLGEWFMLGASLSMAIGTILIRPVVRHADPVMATGWHMIIGGLPLLLISNQIEQQQWQALNAWGWLGMVYMAIMGSAIAYGLFFFFASSGSLTTLSALTFSTPVFALMFSSLFLGENLTFAQWIGVILTLNSIYLVSMRGSGQDMSEEPQTIEEIAETKILPEADQVLVSSALPVLKTPSKESLM; encoded by the coding sequence ATGCAGTCATCCACACCAGCCAGTACCTCTGGGCTAACCCGTCAGTCACCTTTAATAATTGCGCCATTTTTTCTTTGGGGTACAGCAATGGTAGTGATGAAAGCACTGCTGCCTCAGACCAGCCCAATGTTTATGGCGGCTATGCGCTTGATTCCCGCAGGGTTATTGTTAATTGTCGGTGCGGCCTATTTTGGGAGACAGCAGCCCAAAGGTTGGCAGGCTTGGTTATGGATTAGTTTGTTTGCATTAGTTGATGGCACGATGTTTCAAGGTTTTTTGGCACAGGGCTTAGTGCGGACTGATGCAGGGCTTGGCTCCTTACTGATCGATTCTCAGCCTCTAGCAGTAGCGGTGATGGCTGCGGTTTTATACAAAGAAAGAATTGGGCTGGGGGCAACGCTTGGGCTATTTGTGGGTATCGTCGGAATTGGGCTAATTGGGTTGCCATCGGAATTGATGACAGCTTTGCTCGCAGGGGACTTTGCAACGGTTTTAGAAGCGGGAGTATTTACGCTGGGTGAATGGTTTATGCTCGGTGCATCGTTATCAATGGCGATCGGTACAATTTTGATTCGTCCTGTGGTGCGTCATGCCGATCCCGTGATGGCGACAGGTTGGCACATGATTATTGGTGGGTTACCATTGTTGCTAATCTCCAATCAAATCGAGCAGCAACAATGGCAAGCCTTGAACGCTTGGGGATGGCTCGGCATGGTCTATATGGCGATTATGGGCAGTGCGATCGCCTATGGATTATTTTTCTTTTTTGCTTCTTCAGGTAGTTTGACTACTTTGAGCGCTTTGACCTTCTCAACGCCAGTATTTGCACTCATGTTTAGCAGTCTCTTCTTAGGTGAAAATCTCACCTTCGCTCAATGGATAGGGGTGATTTTGACCCTGAACAGCATTTACCTCGTTAGTATGCGCGGGTCTGGACAAGATATGAGCGAGGAACCTCAAACCATCGAAGAAATTGCTGAGACTAAAATTTTGCCAGAAGCCGATCAAGTTCTCGTTAGTTCGGCTTTGCCAGTATTGAAGACTCCTAGCAAAGAATCCTTAATGTAA
- a CDS encoding GGDEF domain-containing protein yields MNQINLKSLQSFYNLKSRLLKIFLTFAVLVIIGIWSLEGSKSQVNPIDKIAYPLMITVFSISTSVLYLYPKSQKYIENITFYTFAIYCFANFQSMILGLPFFVINLYSVSTLSQWLPMIYVSAFIMLETRNAIIASVLFYLSLVCSTILYEVMRYVPDLVLENLYPVIKNICFTQPIYILMVLGIAVLKEQIIEVNTEAKDMTIAATTDYLTGISNRRFASQSLDNLLNLAKIDNLPITIFVVDIDHFKKINDSYGHDIGDRVLVNIANFLRHNLRDSDLLGRWGGEEFIVILQKTDLQTACLLAERLYKQNSELIHEQVGQVTFSIGIATSKVGDTTDSLFKRADAALYKAKQTGRNHFEVDEQLEQQKIINTL; encoded by the coding sequence ATGAATCAAATCAACTTAAAATCTCTGCAATCTTTTTATAATCTAAAGTCACGTTTACTAAAGATATTTTTAACCTTTGCGGTTTTAGTGATCATAGGCATTTGGAGTCTAGAAGGGTCAAAGTCCCAAGTAAATCCCATAGACAAAATAGCTTATCCACTTATGATCACTGTTTTTAGTATTAGTACAAGTGTATTGTATCTGTATCCGAAAAGCCAAAAATATATTGAAAATATTACCTTTTACACATTTGCTATTTATTGCTTTGCTAATTTCCAATCAATGATTTTGGGATTGCCTTTTTTTGTTATCAACCTTTATAGCGTTAGTACTTTATCACAATGGCTACCAATGATATATGTATCGGCATTCATTATGCTGGAAACTCGTAATGCCATCATCGCTTCAGTATTGTTTTATTTATCTTTAGTATGCTCGACTATTTTATATGAAGTGATGCGATATGTCCCTGATTTAGTATTAGAAAATCTATATCCAGTTATAAAGAATATATGTTTTACCCAACCGATTTACATATTAATGGTTTTAGGAATTGCGGTTCTAAAAGAGCAGATTATTGAAGTAAATACTGAAGCCAAAGATATGACTATTGCTGCAACCACTGACTATCTAACGGGTATTAGCAATCGAAGATTTGCTTCTCAGTCTCTTGATAACCTTCTAAATTTAGCCAAAATTGACAATTTACCTATAACAATATTTGTTGTAGATATCGATCATTTCAAGAAAATCAATGATTCCTATGGACATGATATTGGCGATCGCGTACTGGTTAATATCGCCAATTTTTTACGTCACAATCTTCGTGATTCTGACTTATTAGGAAGGTGGGGCGGCGAAGAATTTATCGTAATTTTACAGAAAACCGATTTGCAGACAGCTTGCCTTCTTGCAGAGCGTTTATACAAACAAAATTCTGAATTGATCCATGAACAAGTTGGACAAGTGACGTTTAGTATTGGTATTGCTACATCAAAAGTCGGCGATACGACTGATTCTTTATTTAAACGGGCGGATGCAGCGCTTTATAAAGCCAAACAAACTGGTCGCAACCACTTCGAGGTTGATGAACAATTGGAACAGCAAAAAATAATAAATACCCTTTAG
- a CDS encoding glycosyltransferase family protein → MPTLYTAITNHGFGHATRMAAVLAELQQRSPDIKLIIATTAPRWLLEEHIEGDFIYHPRVFDVGVIQIDSLQVDREATLDAWRQIYDKQADLIEAEVKFLKENQVDLIFGDIPPMVAEIAKAAKIPCWMAGNFGWDFIYRDWGGKFIELADRLSETYSHCDRLFRLPFAEPMGCFSNIEDVGLTGAKPRHSAKYLREKFNLDRDRPTALLTFGGLSLQSIPYQNLASFHDWQFVTFDRDAPDLPNLTKANGDRLRPVDLMEVCDRLVTKPGYGTLAEALRVGIPVICLTREGFLEAETLITGVKNYAKHLIIAPQEFYESDWSFLNRAFQAPDLANADQLDMHGEATINQAILDYFSYSLPTKEIDI, encoded by the coding sequence ATGCCCACTTTATATACTGCAATTACCAATCACGGTTTCGGTCATGCGACGCGCATGGCGGCGGTTCTGGCGGAACTGCAACAGCGATCGCCTGATATCAAGCTGATTATTGCGACGACTGCTCCGCGTTGGTTATTGGAAGAACATATCGAAGGTGATTTTATTTACCATCCGCGAGTGTTTGATGTGGGCGTAATCCAGATCGATAGCTTGCAAGTAGATCGCGAGGCAACTCTTGATGCATGGCGGCAGATTTATGACAAGCAAGCAGATTTAATTGAAGCTGAAGTCAAGTTTTTAAAAGAAAATCAGGTTGATTTGATCTTCGGTGACATTCCGCCGATGGTTGCAGAAATTGCCAAAGCGGCAAAAATCCCTTGTTGGATGGCAGGAAATTTTGGTTGGGATTTTATTTATCGCGACTGGGGTGGCAAATTTATCGAACTTGCCGATCGCTTATCAGAAACCTATAGCCATTGCGATCGCCTATTTCGGTTACCCTTTGCCGAACCGATGGGCTGCTTTTCTAACATAGAAGATGTGGGGCTAACTGGTGCAAAACCTAGGCATTCGGCGAAATATTTACGGGAAAAATTCAATTTAGATCGCGATCGCCCCACAGCATTACTCACTTTTGGGGGGCTAAGCCTGCAATCAATTCCTTATCAAAATCTTGCCAGCTTTCATGATTGGCAATTTGTCACCTTTGATCGTGATGCTCCAGATTTACCAAATCTGACTAAAGCTAATGGCGATCGGCTTCGTCCCGTGGATCTGATGGAGGTATGCGATCGGCTCGTCACCAAACCAGGTTATGGCACATTAGCTGAGGCTTTGCGCGTAGGCATTCCCGTCATTTGTCTGACCCGTGAGGGCTTTTTAGAAGCGGAAACCCTTATCACTGGGGTAAAAAATTATGCCAAGCACCTAATTATTGCACCTCAAGAATTTTACGAAAGTGATTGGTCATTTCTGAACAGGGCATTTCAGGCTCCAGACTTAGCTAATGCTGATCAGTTAGATATGCATGGTGAAGCAACGATTAATCAAGCAATTTTGGACTATTTTAGTTACTCCCTTCCCACCAAAGAAATAGACATATAA
- a CDS encoding pentapeptide repeat-containing protein: MEIYQCYKLLGLTSNATLEDVNKAYKALALQWHPDRIPRENVQQQLQAQEKLKEINHARDSLRKAVEQKNTHSQAKYSQKTSYQASSQTRQYHQHQTRYQSRYQSTHQSASQAQQQTSERSSERYSSYQSQAYQTYQSTQAHQQSSKQNHRPSETYTSQQSTQASPKPQKPDLTGADLRGANLREKYLEGRNLSYANLSNADLSDAFLHRVNFQGANLQGANLFRANLFQANLQNADLRGANLIGADLSGSDLRGADLRGAKVGFGEKLMVKLTNVNFTGATMPNGSVHS; the protein is encoded by the coding sequence ATGGAAATCTACCAATGCTACAAACTTCTAGGCTTGACATCTAATGCGACTTTAGAAGATGTCAATAAAGCTTACAAAGCGCTAGCTTTGCAATGGCATCCCGATCGCATTCCTAGGGAGAATGTCCAACAACAACTACAAGCCCAAGAAAAACTAAAAGAGATTAACCACGCAAGGGATAGCTTACGCAAGGCGGTTGAGCAGAAAAACACCCACTCACAAGCTAAATATTCTCAAAAGACTTCCTATCAAGCATCAAGCCAAACGCGGCAATATCACCAACATCAAACCAGATACCAAAGTCGTTACCAAAGCACACATCAAAGCGCATCTCAAGCTCAACAACAAACTTCAGAACGCTCTTCAGAACGTTATTCTTCCTATCAATCTCAGGCTTATCAAACCTATCAATCTACCCAAGCACATCAGCAGTCCAGTAAACAAAACCATCGTCCTTCTGAGACCTATACATCGCAACAATCTACTCAAGCATCACCAAAACCGCAAAAGCCAGATCTCACCGGAGCCGATCTTAGAGGTGCAAATCTTCGCGAAAAATATCTTGAGGGTCGAAATCTTAGCTACGCCAACCTGAGTAATGCGGACTTGAGCGATGCTTTCTTGCACCGTGTTAATTTTCAGGGAGCCAACCTACAGGGAGCAAATTTATTTCGAGCCAATCTATTTCAAGCTAATTTACAAAATGCAGATTTACGCGGCGCTAATTTAATTGGTGCAGATTTAAGTGGTTCGGATTTGCGCGGTGCAGATTTACGCGGAGCAAAAGTTGGTTTTGGCGAAAAGCTAATGGTCAAGCTCACAAATGTCAATTTCACAGGAGCCACAATGCCCAATGGCTCCGTACATTCTTAA
- a CDS encoding septal ring lytic transglycosylase RlpA family protein, which yields MTTSSALWAIPLVSLISGASSPSIVNETYNQPSSYNSLLTHQDKPFVIHSNLLESIQPKYVIEFRSKPTNEWMIMVNNQPTFLVKDLPNAVIAAAHLTMMMNAPDFDPYYLEPLALDGEYIGKYKNSILFKIPKSEVVNPSLKLTQWINNLRVSAGAEPLTLVEAQKQMHQLAATGEQIDGLASWYGPYFQGRQTASGEQFEQRDFTAAHPSLPFDTYLKVTNQQNGKSVVVRINDRGPYFGDRNLDLSHAAAIALNSDEAGVVPIVATILVSNN from the coding sequence ATGACTACATCATCAGCTCTTTGGGCGATTCCCTTGGTTTCGCTTATCTCTGGCGCGTCTTCACCATCAATTGTCAATGAAACTTATAACCAACCTAGTAGTTATAATTCTCTGCTCACTCACCAAGACAAACCTTTTGTGATCCATAGCAATTTATTAGAATCTATTCAACCTAAATATGTAATCGAGTTTCGTTCAAAACCTACCAATGAATGGATGATCATGGTGAATAATCAGCCAACATTTTTGGTTAAAGATTTACCTAATGCGGTGATTGCTGCGGCTCATCTGACGATGATGATGAATGCACCAGACTTTGATCCCTATTACTTAGAACCACTTGCTTTAGATGGTGAATATATTGGTAAATATAAAAATTCCATCCTATTTAAAATCCCCAAATCAGAGGTTGTGAACCCCTCGCTAAAATTGACTCAATGGATTAATAACTTACGGGTTAGTGCTGGAGCAGAGCCGCTAACTTTAGTAGAAGCCCAAAAACAAATGCATCAGTTAGCCGCTACTGGCGAACAAATTGATGGTCTTGCTTCTTGGTATGGGCCCTATTTCCAAGGTCGGCAGACAGCTTCAGGGGAGCAGTTTGAACAACGAGATTTCACGGCTGCACATCCTAGTTTGCCCTTTGACACATATCTCAAAGTTACTAATCAGCAAAATGGGAAGTCCGTAGTGGTGAGAATCAATGATCGCGGGCCTTACTTTGGCGATCGCAATCTCGATTTGTCCCACGCCGCCGCGATCGCCCTCAACAGCGATGAAGCTGGCGTTGTACCAATCGTCGCTACCATCCTAGTATCAAACAATTAG
- a CDS encoding vWA domain-containing protein → MPYSAEISRRQPSCFLFLIDQSGSMADAFSNDSASKGTAKGANESLHKTSEAIQKAQAVADAVNRLLDSLGQRCVKGNEIYDYFDVGVIGYNSEVTSALNGLAGEKAIAPIGKIYENPTELEKRAQKLPDGMGGLVEVYNDFPIWFKPIASGGTAMCSVFALARILLEEWIEKHPNSYPPTIINITDGESTDGDPTEEALNLRKLSTSDGSVLLYNIHLSAEYTQPVSFPNTAEVLSDPYARLMFDLSSPLPYSAQKAAEKEGYKITPDARAFMFNADPVKLIQFLDIGTRTENLR, encoded by the coding sequence ATGCCTTACTCAGCAGAAATCAGCCGTCGTCAACCTAGTTGTTTCCTCTTCCTCATCGATCAATCTGGATCGATGGCAGATGCATTTTCTAATGATAGTGCTAGTAAAGGGACAGCTAAAGGAGCAAATGAAAGTTTGCATAAGACTAGTGAAGCGATCCAGAAAGCTCAAGCCGTTGCCGATGCGGTAAATCGTTTGTTGGATTCGCTAGGTCAACGATGCGTCAAGGGTAACGAAATTTACGATTATTTTGATGTTGGCGTGATTGGTTACAACAGCGAAGTGACATCGGCTCTGAATGGACTTGCAGGCGAGAAAGCGATCGCTCCCATTGGTAAGATTTATGAAAATCCGACTGAATTGGAGAAACGCGCTCAAAAACTACCTGACGGTATGGGCGGTTTAGTTGAAGTTTACAACGATTTTCCCATTTGGTTTAAGCCGATCGCTAGTGGTGGGACAGCCATGTGTAGTGTATTTGCACTGGCGCGAATTTTGCTAGAGGAATGGATTGAAAAACATCCCAATAGCTATCCGCCTACGATTATCAATATTACTGATGGTGAGTCTACTGATGGCGATCCTACCGAAGAAGCACTTAATCTCAGAAAATTGAGTACTTCTGATGGTTCAGTTTTGCTGTATAACATTCACCTTTCCGCAGAATATACACAACCTGTGTCTTTCCCCAATACTGCTGAAGTGTTAAGCGATCCCTATGCTCGTTTAATGTTTGATTTATCTAGCCCTTTGCCCTACTCGGCGCAAAAAGCTGCGGAAAAGGAGGGCTATAAGATTACCCCCGATGCTAGAGCATTCATGTTTAATGCCGATCCCGTAAAACTAATTCAGTTTCTGGATATTGGTACACGTACTGAAAACCTACGTTAA
- a CDS encoding adenylate/guanylate cyclase domain-containing protein has protein sequence MQSVNLKKILLKREILSLLRGLISKLSSPIVIQDLEGKVLVADLGLDMTTNVKHSLENNGNKTVIENQPANKDLNKIPVLLSDEILGWVIGKEQVEQVANFLSYLAKREFEQKMLAADALDKYREINLLYTIASKMSNCLDAKEIGTLVLEEASRLISCTSASVMLHNHHTNCLEIVSAKGTAEQINSLNVPANVGIAGYVFTTGKSELVNDAMQDPRYIINENECYAIICAPILTKDRTIGVVNISNSEPISYTSQDLKLFTAIVTQASGAIENAILHESKLREQRIKNNLERYLSPQVAEAVINEKEEVSLTTSKRKIAMLFSDIRNFTTKCEELEPEQLVDYLNEYFTQMVDVIFNHQGTVNKFVGDMIVAMFGAPSAIADREYWAIAAAINMQKRIKSLPIDWIRNNFITGIGISSGEVIVGNIGSPQHMDYTAIGDEMNIASRLQGLAKGGQILVTRSVYEATQANFEFREFGTLPVKGKKNLVEIFEVIYED, from the coding sequence ATGCAATCTGTCAATCTCAAAAAGATACTCCTCAAAAGGGAAATATTATCCTTGTTGAGAGGATTAATTTCTAAACTCTCTTCTCCAATTGTAATTCAAGATCTAGAAGGGAAAGTTTTGGTTGCAGATTTAGGGCTAGATATGACGACCAATGTTAAACACAGTCTAGAAAATAACGGAAATAAGACTGTAATTGAGAATCAGCCTGCAAATAAAGACTTAAATAAAATCCCTGTATTACTAAGTGATGAAATATTAGGATGGGTAATCGGGAAGGAGCAAGTTGAGCAAGTTGCTAATTTTTTGAGCTATCTAGCTAAGCGTGAATTTGAACAGAAAATGTTGGCGGCTGACGCTTTGGATAAATACCGAGAGATCAATCTTCTCTATACGATCGCTAGCAAGATGTCAAACTGTCTAGATGCGAAAGAGATTGGCACGCTTGTTCTGGAAGAGGCTAGTCGATTAATCTCATGTACCAGTGCCTCAGTCATGCTCCATAATCATCACACTAATTGTCTGGAAATCGTATCGGCTAAAGGTACTGCCGAACAAATCAATAGCTTAAATGTTCCTGCTAATGTGGGCATTGCAGGATATGTATTCACGACAGGGAAATCTGAGCTAGTCAATGATGCGATGCAAGATCCACGATATATTATCAACGAGAACGAATGCTATGCGATCATTTGTGCGCCAATTCTTACTAAAGATAGAACGATAGGTGTAGTTAATATCAGCAATTCTGAACCTATAAGTTATACATCTCAAGATCTTAAGCTATTTACAGCAATTGTCACCCAAGCTTCTGGAGCTATTGAAAATGCAATTCTCCATGAGAGTAAATTACGAGAACAGAGAATCAAAAACAATTTGGAAAGATATCTATCACCACAGGTAGCCGAAGCAGTTATCAATGAGAAAGAGGAGGTGTCATTAACTACCAGTAAACGCAAAATTGCTATGTTATTTTCCGATATTCGTAATTTTACGACTAAGTGCGAAGAACTGGAGCCTGAGCAACTTGTGGATTATCTAAATGAATATTTCACACAGATGGTAGATGTGATTTTCAATCATCAGGGAACCGTCAATAAGTTTGTGGGCGATATGATTGTGGCGATGTTTGGCGCACCTTCGGCGATCGCTGACCGTGAATATTGGGCGATCGCTGCTGCCATCAATATGCAAAAGCGGATTAAAAGTTTGCCAATTGATTGGATTAGGAATAACTTTATTACAGGGATTGGGATTAGTTCTGGAGAGGTAATTGTGGGAAATATTGGTTCACCACAGCATATGGACTATACAGCGATCGGTGATGAGATGAATATTGCTTCGCGATTACAGGGATTGGCAAAGGGTGGACAGATTTTGGTGACGCGCAGTGTTTATGAAGCAACCCAAGCAAATTTTGAGTTTAGAGAGTTTGGAACTTTGCCTGTAAAGGGAAAAAAGAATCTTGTAGAAATTTTCGAGGTGATTTACGAAGACTAA
- a CDS encoding response regulator transcription factor, giving the protein MSKKLLIVDDEPHIRLLLEQTLEELEDQDVELLTATNGLEALETIQREKPNLVFLDVMMPKMNGYDVCEKVKGDPSLSDVYIIMLTAKGQEFDRSRGKDVGADIYMTKPFDPDEILEKSCEILGIET; this is encoded by the coding sequence ATGAGCAAAAAGCTATTAATTGTTGACGATGAACCGCATATCCGTTTGCTCTTAGAGCAAACCCTTGAAGAGCTAGAAGATCAAGACGTAGAACTATTAACAGCAACTAATGGTTTAGAAGCACTGGAGACAATTCAGAGGGAAAAGCCAAATTTAGTATTCTTAGACGTAATGATGCCAAAAATGAATGGTTATGATGTCTGCGAAAAGGTTAAGGGTGATCCTAGTCTGAGTGATGTTTATATCATTATGTTGACCGCCAAGGGGCAAGAATTTGATCGCAGTCGGGGGAAAGATGTTGGGGCTGACATCTACATGACAAAACCCTTTGACCCCGATGAGATCTTAGAAAAATCCTGTGAAATTCTCGGAATAGAAACTTAA